In a genomic window of Polycladomyces abyssicola:
- a CDS encoding RNA polymerase sigma factor, producing the protein MDQELYDLITRAKQGDKRAFESLVNRYKRNVYYQAYGMLNDVMEAEDVLQEAFIKAYFSLKELDSIYAFTSWLSRIVYHLCYDRLQKRKKVKTIVIDWLDKRNKQPIDSDSLIEQKQLQIDLHQAMQSLSSEHRAVLLLREIQGLSYKEIAKIMRVPEGTVKSRIHAARLALRNALKKRGDQDGAY; encoded by the coding sequence GTGGATCAAGAGCTATACGATCTGATTACAAGGGCAAAACAAGGGGATAAAAGAGCATTTGAATCCCTTGTTAATCGGTATAAAAGAAATGTATACTATCAAGCTTATGGTATGCTGAATGATGTGATGGAAGCTGAAGATGTTCTGCAAGAAGCATTTATCAAAGCATATTTCTCCTTGAAAGAACTGGACAGCATCTACGCTTTTACTTCATGGTTAAGCCGCATTGTGTATCATTTATGTTATGACCGTTTGCAAAAACGAAAGAAAGTGAAAACCATTGTTATAGACTGGTTGGACAAAAGAAACAAACAACCCATTGATTCCGACAGTCTCATTGAACAAAAACAATTGCAGATTGATTTGCACCAGGCTATGCAATCTTTATCTTCAGAACACCGTGCTGTTCTTTTACTTAGAGAAATCCAAGGTTTGTCCTATAAAGAAATTGCGAAGATCATGAGGGTTCCTGAGGGGACAGTAAAATCAAGGATACATGCAGCCCGCTTAGCCTTACGGAATGCACTGAAAAAGAGAGGTGATCAGGATGGAGCATATTGA
- a CDS encoding anti-sigma factor family protein produces MEHIDHLLSAYIDNELSEHKRTEVERHLQACPYCMKLYEDLASMSHQLVTAYENLSLPDHLTDKVMDAIYEKEAEYKAETFPPLFSYTTLRWGALSSIFLLLFLNGFLIFVVGTIFSFTPISILLHLFHGLLTVIMAIPYLSTVMCVVSIILIGISLWSLRRLLNGKRVEFV; encoded by the coding sequence ATGGAGCATATTGATCATTTGCTTTCCGCCTATATAGATAATGAATTATCCGAGCATAAAAGAACAGAAGTGGAGAGGCATTTACAAGCGTGTCCATACTGCATGAAGTTGTATGAAGATCTTGCTTCGATGAGCCATCAACTCGTTACTGCTTATGAGAATCTCTCCCTACCTGATCATCTGACCGACAAGGTGATGGATGCAATATACGAAAAGGAAGCTGAATATAAAGCAGAAACATTTCCACCACTTTTTTCTTATACCACATTGCGTTGGGGTGCATTAAGTAGCATTTTTCTTTTACTTTTCTTAAATGGTTTTCTCATCTTTGTAGTTGGTACCATTTTCTCCTTTACCCCAATTAGTATCTTATTACATCTGTTTCACGGGCTTCTGACAGTTATCATGGCCATACCTTATCTTAGTACAGTCATGTGCGTTGTTTCCATCATTCTGATAGGAATTTCTCTTTGGTCGTTACGTCGTTTGTTGAACGGTAAAAGGGTGGAATTTGTATGA
- a CDS encoding undecaprenyl-diphosphatase, translating into MDYQLFQWINHYAGHHPWWDHIFEGLTTFGPYLYMAILVIFALRSSTRLAAIYGFVTASLAIGMNFLISLVYYRPRPFISHHVHLLLPHPADSSFPSDHTTGAVAIAVALWNHNRKLGIPLFILALLIGLSRIYVGHHYPTDVLAGILVGTLSALLVMKHGEKILTKLPYVQVRKDRKMEDS; encoded by the coding sequence TTGGATTATCAACTTTTCCAATGGATTAACCATTATGCAGGTCACCATCCTTGGTGGGACCATATCTTTGAGGGTTTGACTACTTTTGGTCCCTATTTATATATGGCCATTCTCGTCATCTTCGCTTTACGTTCATCTACCAGACTTGCTGCCATATATGGATTTGTAACGGCATCTTTGGCGATCGGAATGAATTTTTTAATCAGTTTGGTATATTATCGTCCGCGTCCGTTTATCTCTCATCATGTGCATTTGTTATTACCACATCCGGCGGATTCTTCATTCCCTAGTGATCATACCACCGGAGCGGTAGCGATTGCTGTTGCTCTTTGGAATCACAATAGGAAGCTGGGGATCCCGCTTTTTATCCTTGCTTTACTAATAGGTCTCTCTCGTATTTATGTGGGACATCATTATCCAACAGATGTATTAGCAGGGATTCTTGTTGGAACCCTTTCTGCATTATTAGTCATGAAGCACGGGGAGAAGATATTGACAAAATTACCATATGTTCAAGTAAGAAAAGACCGTAAGATGGAGGATTCTTGA